A genomic window from Solanum dulcamara chromosome 11, daSolDulc1.2, whole genome shotgun sequence includes:
- the LOC129872316 gene encoding protein SCAR3 isoform X3: MDSYEECHGPPHLHLLDKFDPGGPGSCLKRYSDPTFFKRASIGSDEEYIAKVLKEKKGRKIKKKRSWRRNGEVSRSTSMPNYGSRMQFSSRNLDRRPSWVQSFSTYDTTLKSDIDLRHGSVLKECVSQPSFSIQPEDGKSETVSSPIKMQHNQSFDYSFLEEKSDHAYNDIDNDFSQELTDLVSTSVAWNLKMQPDTQESKGSFDSTSQLHLNNMLDHTFPEERCEVVYDDIGNIVSKEQASHCTSSVTWNDETGREKQESRESFSSPSQIHHDDLPDCASPDRKGDDEYSDIGNNLTEDQIGRNLLSVALSGKMRTAEVESKEIFYSPLQMNPSASIEDASPDEKLWVISDEESNNFPQGQVVPSSPFLSSSVKNEQLDLIIQKYDFDESLETCQENLLLDTQVLDLATSENIEQKSSEPEAEIIQRSISYESQFDDIESETDNFMDALNTIESESETDLDCHRKQAMELESSLKTESSLNGTRGNRAELSDRNLSTPTPEAAARNSPENCGFGGKTNLASADSDPGAFSFSDKVKCEEIPENISSGFGEFLSSPQIARITLKPDSSIGVPSSKRSNNLEASQEEPLLSNRISSSPRNPGSALPVVNKIHCGPSDSEKPPPQLLGTPKVKFWTNGGLLGLEPSKPPDGVINSVGQVYEANQNEVLVTSRQDPVPSSEKHAGKQDDVQNTSREKADCQNSGQAVAFSIKNISSRFSAKDLDVKLGKSSNLYQQNFTDKPLHSSLNGSGMTSRTMGPVNPESLTIAAGQENGKNSSRILELGNRLLTNGFHGKLSLGWNDNTDSASSLNTGSNELINDYQQCVGRTIKDFPGRGSPFTSPSSSPPLGHMKISFQPIDSIETTKLKLRFPDRSNIHESNSDTFPSFQLVPEPSIPLQEVGSDSDDDTYSRSSPDLSDDYLSHQSESNSEQWESGNSPNLKDQELYNALHRMSLTESTSTSYENGQTAHQDLHACSRRHSPFAEYSLEDCQSDNLFDLPVLDTQHSSFKHGVGNATSARDFLEPLSGTESTPPPPPLPPMQWQSMQSHLDDEQDDLHLYSENRHVFDHKEPVSTIPNQPKPPPFKQNQVIEAAFTLKSKQPHSMDTTGQQFADHAENGRGINEKEDFLHQIRAKSFNLRRTAPAKPTGSTGPPANVKVTAILEKANAIRQAVGSDDGEDNWSDT, from the exons ATGGATTCGTACGAAGAATGTCATGGTCCACCACACTTGCATTTGCTTGACAA ATTTGACCCTGGTGGACCTGGATCTTGCTTGAAAAGGTATTCAGATCCGACTTTCTTTAAGAGAGCATCAATTGGGTCAGACGAAGAATATATTGCCAAAGtcctaaaagaaaagaagggtcGAAAGATTAAG AAGAAACGATCATGGAGGAGGAATGGAGAAGTCTCTCGTAGTACGTCTATGCCCAATTATGGTAGTAG AATGCAATTTTCTTCTAGAAATCTCGATAGGCGTCCTTCCTGGGTTCAGAGTTTCTCCACATATGATACAACCCTCAAATCTGACATCGATTTGAGACATGGGTCGGTCCTAAAGGAATGTGTTTCACAGCCAAGTTTCTCTATTCAACCTGAAGATGGAAAATCAGAGACTGTCTCGTCTCCAATAAAAATGCAGCATAATCAGTCGTTTGATTATTCTTTTCTTGAAGAAAAGAGTGATCATGCTTACAATGATATTGACAATGATTTTTCTCAAGAGCTAACTGATCTTGTTTCAACGTCTGTTGCTTGGAACTTGAAGATGCAACCTGACACACAAGAGTCTAAAGGATCCTTTGATTCGACTTCACAACTTCATCTTAACAATATGCTTGATCATACTTTTCCTGAGGAAAGATGTGAAGTTGTTTATGATGACATTGGTAATATTGTATCCAAAGAGCAAGCTAGTCATTGCACATCTTCTGTTACTTGGAATGATGAAACAGGACGTGAGAAACAAGAGTCTAGAGAATCCTTCTCTTCTCCATCCCAGATTCATCATGATGATTTGCCTGATTGTGCTTCCCCTGATCGAAAAGGCGATGATGAGTACAGTGACATAGGAAATAATTTAACAGAGGACCAAATTGGCCGCAACTTATTGTCTGTTGCTTTGAGTGGTAAGATGAGAACTGCAGAAGTAGAATCTAAAGAAATTTTCTACTCTCCATTGCAGATGAATCCAAGTGCTTCCATAGAAGATGCTTCTCCTGATGAAAAGCTTTGGGTCATATCTGATGAAGAGAGCAACAATTTTCCACAAGGGCAAGTGGTTCCTAGTTCACCTTTCTTAAGTAGCAGTGTTAAGAATGAACAGTTGGACCTGATTATTCAGAAGTATGATTTTGATGAGAGTTTGGAGACATGTCAAGAAAATCTACTCCTAGATACGCAGGTATTAGATTTAGCAACTTCTGAAAATATTGAACAGAAAAGTTCTGAGCCTGAGGCTGAAATTATACAAAGGTCAATATCTTATGAAAGCCAGTTTGATGACATTGAAAGTGAAACTGACAATTTTATGGATGCACTTAACACCATTGAGTCAGAGTCTGAAACTGATTTGGATTGCCATAGAAAACAAGCAATGGAGCTGGAGTCTAGTTTGAAGACTGAATCATCCTTGAATGGAACCCGTGGAAATAGAGCAGAACTTTCTGATCGGAATTTGTCTACTCCTACACCTGAGGCTGCAGCCAGAAATTCCCCTGAGAACTGTGGTTTTGGTGGTAAGACCAACTTGGCATCTGCTGACTCTGATCCTGGAGCTTTCTCTTTCTCTGACAAAGTAAAATGTGAGGAAATTCCAGAGAATATCTCTTCAGGGTTTGGTGAGTTTTTATCGTCTCCGCAGATAGCTAGAATTACTTTAAAACCAGACAGTTCTATTGGTGTCCCTTCAAGTAAAAGATCCAATAATCTGGAAGCATCACAGGAGGAACCACTTCTTAGCAATCGTATCAGCTCTAGCCCTAGGAATCCTGGTTCAGCATTACCAGTGGTCAACAAGATCCATTGTGGTCCTTCCGACTCTGAAAAACCTCCACCCCAACTTCTTGGCACTCCTAAAGTCAAATTCTGGACAAATGGTGGCTTGCTCGGGCTTGAGCCCTCAAAGCCACCAGATGGTGTAATAAATAGTGTTGGTCAAGTTTATGAAGCTAATCAAAATGAGGTACTCGTTACTTCAAGGCAAGATCCTGTTCCCAGCAGTGAAAAACATGCAGGAAAACAAGATGATGTACAGAATACGTCAAGAGAGAAAGCTGATTGCCAAAATTCTGGTCAAGCAGTTGCCTTTTCTATTAAGAACATATCTTCAAGATTTTCAGCCAAAGATTTAGATGTCAAACTTGGCAAGTCAAGTAATTTATACCAGCAAAATTTCACTGATAAGCCCCTACACAGTTCTTTAAATGGATCTGGTATGACATCTAGGACAATGGGACCAGTGAATCCAGAATCCCTAACTATTGCAGCTGGTCAAGAGAACGGAAAGAATTCATCACGTATTCTTGAACTAGGTAATAGATTGCTTACAAATGGGTTTCATGGGAAACTCTCACTAGGTTGGAATGATAACACTGATTCAGCCAGTTCCTTGAACACTGGAAGCAATGAGCTAATAAATGATTACCAACAATGTGTGGGTAGAACAATTAAAGACTTCCCAGGAAGAGGATCCCCCTTCACATCACCTTCTTCATCACCCCCACTTGGACATATGAAAATCTCATTCCAGCCAATAGACAGCATTGAGACTACGAAACTGAAACTCAGATTTCCTGATAGGAGTAATATCCATGAAAGCAATAGTGATACGTTTCCTTCATTTCAGCTGGTACCAGAACCTTCTATTCCTCTGCAAGAAGTTGGTTCAGACTCAGATGATGACACATATTCCAGATCATCTCCCGATCTGTCAGATGATTATCTTAGCCATCAGTCTGAGTCAAACTCTGAACAGTGGGAATCTGGTAACTCTCCTAATTTAAAGGATCAAGAATTATACAATGCTTTGCATAGAATGTCATTAACTGAATCAACTTCAACATCTTACGAGAATGGCCAAACAGCTCATCAGGATTTGCACGCCTGCAGTAGACGTCATAGTCCTTTTGCAGAATACTCTCTGGAGGATTGTCAGtctgataatttatttgatcttccAGTTCTGGATACCCAGCATTCCTCATTCAAGCATGGAGTAGGTAATGCTACGTCTGCAAGAGATTTTCTAGAGCCATTGTCTGGTACGGAGTCTACACCACCTCCTCCACCTCTCCCTCCAATGCAGTGGCAGAGTATGCAATCACATTTAGATGATGAACAAGATGATCTACATCTTTATTCTGAAAACCGTCATGTTTTTGATCACAAGGAGCCTGTATCTACTATTCCAAATCAACCTAAGCCTCCTCCATTTAAGCAAAACCAAGTTATTGAAGCTGCATTTACATTGAAAAGCAAG CAGCCACACTCGATGGACACAACTGGGCAGCAATTTGCTGATCATGCTGAAAATGGCAGAGGAATCAATGAAAAGGAAGACTTCCTGCACCAGATTAGAGCAAAA TCCTTCAATCTTAGACGAACTGCTCCAGCAAAACCAACTGGAAGTACAGGGCCTCCAGCAAACGTCAAGGTCACTGCAATTTTGGAGAAAGCCAATGCGATCCGTCAG GCAGTTGGAAGTGATGATGGAGAAGATAACTGGAGTGACACTTGA